DNA from Pristiophorus japonicus isolate sPriJap1 unplaced genomic scaffold, sPriJap1.hap1 HAP1_SCAFFOLD_193, whole genome shotgun sequence:
taaaaccgagttgagaaggaatttcttctcccagagggttgtgaatctgtggaattctctgcccaaggaagcagttgaggctagctcattgaatgtattcaagtcacagatagatagatttttaaccaataagggaattaagggttacggggagcgggcgggtaagtggagctgagtccacggccagatcagccatgatcttgttgagtggcggagcaggctcgaggggctagatggcctactcctgttcctcattcttatgttcttatgatgtgcctttcacaactccatgctgGCTTTAATTTATTAacacatacttttccaaatgccaatacaTTTTGTCTCGGATTATTGTCCCAAAAAAGTTttcccagcaccgacactaggctgactggtctgtggttatccctctcccctttttttgaaCAGGGTATAACGTTTGCAATCCTCCagacctctggcaccatccccatatctgaagaggattggaagattgtggtcggagactccgcaatttccacccttacttccgtcagcaacctaggatacatcccatccggTCCGGGAGACTTTGTGCTAAATGGGTAGTGGGGGTAAGGAGATAACAGCATGTGTGAGGGCCACGCAGCCCGCGACCGGCTTCTTCAATGTCGCGATTCTGTAAAGGGGCCGTGCCTCCAATAAAAAACAAGAGAGAACATTGGCGAGGGCCTGGTTGGGCGGCAGGCAGAAGGATGAGCTGGGAGTGGAGGTAGGAGCAATTAAGTGAAAATTATGCACTTAGCCTCAATTCTGGATTTATAAAAGACCATGAGCTCAGGAATGTTGGGTGCAAGGTGTGGAGTAGGGAAGAGTGGGTTTATCGTGAACAGGCCTTTGGCTCTGCTCTCCAGGATGACCTTGGGGTATAGGCAGCTGTATGGACAGGATGGTGGCACATCACAATCTGCTGGTGACGCCCAGGCCAGTTGACTGCCAAGAGCTTTCAACAGTACGGTCCGCAGACACAAGCCTGCAAAAAAGTATCCGCAGTGTGGGTGGGAGTTCCTCGGGGTATGAGGACAAGTACGATGAAGGGGAAGGCAAGACAGTTATGGGAGAAATTGGTAGAGTCAGTGTGGGTGGCAAGACAGAGGAGGAAAGTGTTATAATTTGAGGGAAATTGAGTCGGGCGGGGGGGGGCGTAGTTTTTCCAGGGGCGGGAAGTGATGTCTCTACATTTCTTTAAAACACTCACCAGTCTTAGTGAGGACATTAACTGCCATTGTTGTGAAGTCCTTTATGCAGGCGGCCTGTGCCTGGGCCTCTGGTGGAACTTCATAGCTACTCAGTCCAGTCACGCTGTTTACATACACCATCCTTCCCAGGCGTCCATCAAAGTACTGCAGCCAGCCTGATGCATCACTCTGACCTTTACAGGTCTCTATACAACCTTCTGATAACTGTCCATCAAGTATTGATTTAGTGTGAACACAAACAAGGTCGGACTCCTTCCGCGTGGTCACAGAATCTTCCACTGATGGATTCAAGTTCCCATCACTTGCTCGGTCACTTTGGGATTGGGCCCCAACATCGAGCTCAGACTGAGGAATAGTTTCATTTCCTGTCCTTTCATCGGTGGCAGTACAACACAAGTTACCTGAACAAGTCCCCCCGTTGCCCGTGCCATGGATGCCTTCTATTGCTGCACCTCTGCTGCTTGCCTGCCATTCCTCTCCCAGGGCACAGCGCCCAGAGATCACGCGAGCTGTCGAGCGCACGGGCTCCGCAGACGCACATTGTACAGACTCCTCTTCGGGCTGCACGAGGCCCTCGTGACTCTGGCAAAGTTGGCATGGGTCTGCGGAACTCCCCGCTTTGGACCCCCCACTCTTCTCTTCAGTAGGCGGTCCTTTTTTGAGGTCCTTTAATCTGGACAACTTTGCAGCCAGGGTTCTTGGAGGCTCCTTGGCAAATGGAAAGGTTTTCTTGGCTTGTGAATAACCAGGCCATGCAGTCAGACGTGCTTTGGCCACACAGCCATCTGCCGAGCAAGTTCCATCAGAACACAAACTCCTTAAAAACCCACCAGAATCACACTGGTCAGGTCGTAAACTCTCCCTTTGATAACTTGTTGCAGAAACAACGTATTCTGTACCTGGGCTCGGATACGGACTCTCTGCTCCCACACTAACTACTGATGGTCTGATGACTGGATCACCAGTACTGTGCTGAATGGTCTCACTGCCTTGAGAGCAGCCTCCTCTGTCCTGCTCAACACTGATTTTCCCATAGTTTCTCCGAAATACATCCAGCGAACCAGTTATTAGAGACATGCTCAGCTTCCTGTGGAATCGAGCCTGACAACAGACAGGTTCATAATTGGCAGGATTCCTGTACTCTGAATCAGCGAGACCTTTTAGTAAATTAAAGTTGCCAGATGTTGCCACTGATTCAGCAGAGCTCCCAGAGTAACGGTACTGACAGGTAGCCTGAATTCCCTGACAGCCAGTCACAGACCCTCGGGGAAGAACACTCAGGCATTCCCTGGCTACGCTTGAGAGCGCTCTGTCACCAGACACGGGCTGTCCATTTCTTTCCCTTGTTTTCTTAAGAATATCCCAGGCACTCACTGGGCCGGGATGACAGACGTTGACCCAGTCTGAAGGGTTTCCACTTTCAACATCTGAGTCTTTCATTTTCCTGGGGACAACGTGGGTTATGAGACCCGTGATACCCAGTTCCACCCCCATCACCTGCACCCCCTCACCCGCCTGCTCCTCTGCCCACGTCCCCTGCGACTCCCCCATCTCCGCCCCCTGCAACTCCCTTTCCTccgcccactccccctccctctgcgaCTCCTCCGCCCCCTGCGACTCCCCTTCCCCAGccttctcctctgccccctcctccgCCTGAACCCCCACCTCCTgtggctccccctcccccacgccttGAACATTGCCATTGCTCACCCCCACCTGGTCCCCCTCTTGTGATGAACTCTCGGTGCTTGACATGGTCTCGCTCTCATAGGCAGCTATGAGCTGGCAAATGGCGTCTCCTCCCGCGCCTGCACTGACAGTGCTGGGCTGTGCCAGCTCTACTGGTTGTGTCTCAGGGCTGGCAGACGTACTCGGGTCCCTGAGGGAGGTGCTTCCCTCCTCGTCCCACGGGGACGCGCCACAAGCAGCTGCCTCCTGACCAGCAGAACGCAGGCTGTGCCTTGGGGCTTCTGTGGAGAGGAGATCACACTCTCCAGGGCGCAAGACCGGCTCTTCAGGATCGTCATCCTCGCCACAGGACACGCAGACCTTCCCAATTGCAGCCTCCCCCCGAGAGAGAGCATCACTGGGCTTGGTGTCTGCCTCCTGCCCAGAGACCTCTGGGCCTACAATCTGCCGGTGCACAGACTTGGACTGCACCACTGCCCTTTCGTGCGACAGACCGAGGCCTGTgctggtagcagccagcggggtggGTCCCTGCTCCTCTCTGGgctccaccagcagcagcagctgcTCCTGCAGCAAGAAGGCCCGGACTCCCTCCTCCAGGCAACTCAGCAGCTGGTCCCAGGCGGTGAACTCCAGCAGTGTGCGGCCCGTCTCCCAGCAGGCATCGTACTGGTCATGGGCACAGCCGATGTTGATGATATAGAGGGGGTGAAGGTCAGGGCCTCCCCGTGGCCCGGTGCCGGGCCTACAGATCAGGCTGTGCCTGAGCAGCGAGTCCAGCTGTTTGTGGACGCGGGTTTTCAGCACCAGCCGCCCACTGACGAACACCAGCCGCTGGGCCTTGCTGTGGTGGCCCTGGCGGCTGATGAAGCCGCTCAGCTGGAAGCCGCCGCTCGAGTGCTGGACCCGGCCCAGTGTCGCCGCCTTCTGCGGGCCGCAGATCTGGGCGAAGCGTGCCTGCAGGCCGTCGGCTTTGGGCAACCTCACCACCAGCGAGCCTCCAGCTGTGGCGGAGGCCTCGTCCCGCACGGTGAAGGAGACGCTCGGGTGCAGGAGGCTTAGGGCCTGGACCCGGTGCCGGATCTGCTCCCACTCCAGGGGCCGGCCCAGGCGGCGCCTCCTCACAGGCAGCCGGTAGAAGAGGTTGCAGACGGTGACGGTGGTGCCGGGGCTGGGCCTCGCTGTCCTGGCCTCGTACACCGGCCGGGCCTGCCCATTGCGGAACAACTTGACCCAGGTCTGGCCGGAGCCGCGCTGCGGCCTGCTCACTATCTCCAGCAGGCCCGAGAGGTGCGCGATACTGGCCAGCGCCTCGCCGCGACCCCCAGGCCCAGGTACAGGCCCATCCTCCAGCCCTTCGACGGTGCTCGGGCCCTCTGCTGACCCTGTCCCAGCCCCGGGCCCAGGGCCTACTCCAGCCCCGGGCCCAGGGCCTACTCCAGCTGCAGGGCCGGGCCGAGACCCAGGGCCTCCCCCAGCCCCAGGGCCTACTCCAGCCCCGGGCCCAGGGCCTCCCCCAGCCCCAGGGCCTACTCCAGCCTCAGGGCCGGGCCGAGACCCAGGCCCTCCCCCAGCCCCAGGGCCTACTCCAGCCTCAGGGCCGGGCCGAGACCCAGGCCCTCCCCCAGCCCCGGGCCCAGGGCCTACTCCAACCCCGGGCCCTCCCCCAGCCCCGGGCCCAGGGCCTACTCCAACCCCGGGCCCTCCCCCAGCCCCAGGGCCTACTCCAGCCTCAGGGCCGGGCCGAGACCCAGGGCCTCCCCCGGGCCCAGGGCCTCCCCCAGCCCCAGGGCCTACTCCAGCCTCAGGGCCGGGCCGAGACCCAGGCCCTCCCCCAGCCCCGGGCCCAGGGCCTACTCCAACCCCGGGcccacccccagcccctcccccggccccgggccctcccccggcccctcccccagCCTCAGGGCCTACTCCAGCCTCAGGGCCGGGCCGAGACCCAGGCCCTCCCCCAGCCCCGGGCCCAGGGCCTACTCCAGCCCCGGGCCCTCCCCCAGCCCCGGGCCCAGGCCCCTCCCCGCGGCCGCTGTGGTAGCGCGTGCCCGCCAGCTCCAGGGCCG
Protein-coding regions in this window:
- the LOC139243953 gene encoding DNA mismatch repair protein Mlh3-like, whose product is MGEAGAAGLRAVPGAVQAALRSGVAVPSLARCLEELLLNSLAAGCGCAAARVDAQAGRVQVADNGAGLGRAALELAGTRYHTEGPSTVEGLEDGPVPGPGGRGEALASIAHLSGLLEIVSRPQRGSGQTWVKLFRNGQARPVYEARTARPSPGTTVTVCNLFYRLPVRRRRLGRPLEWEQIRHRVQALSLLHPSVSFTVRDEASATAGGSLVVRLPKADGLQARFAQICGPQKAATLGRVQHSSGGFQLSGFISRQGHHSKAQRLVFVSGRLVLKTRVHKQLDSLLRHSLICRPGTGPRGGPDLHPLYIINIGCAHDQYDACWETGRTLLEFTAWDQLLSCLEEGVRAFLLQEQLLLLVEPREEQGPTPLAATSTGLGLSHERAVVQSKSVHRQIVGPEVSGQEADTKPSDALSRGEAAIGKVCVSCGEDDDPEEPVLRPGECDLLSTEAPRHSLRSAGQEAAACGASPWDEEGSTSLRDPSTSASPETQPVELAQPSTVSAGAGGDAICQLIAAYESETMSSTESSSQEGDQVGVSNGNVQGVGEGEPQEVGVQAEEGAEEKAGEGESQGAEESQREGEWAEERELQGAEMGESQGTWAEEQAGEGVQVMGVELGITGLITHVVPRKMKDSDVESGNPSDWVNVCHPGPVSAWDILKKTRERNGQPVSGDRALSSVARECLSVLPRGSVTGCQGIQATCQYRYSGSSAESVATSGNFNLLKGLADSEYRNPANYEPVCCQARFHRKLSMSLITGSLDVFRRNYGKISVEQDRGGCSQGSETIQHSTGDPVIRPSVVSVGAESPYPSPGTEYVVSATSYQRESLRPDQCDSGGFLRSLCSDGTCSADGCVAKARLTAWPGYSQAKKTFPFAKEPPRTLAAKLSRLKDLKKGPPTEEKSGGSKAGSSADPCQLCQSHEGLVQPEEESVQCASAEPVRSTARVISGRCALGEEWQASSRGAAIEGIHGTGNGGTCSGNLCCTATDERTGNETIPQSELDVGAQSQSDRASDGNLNPSVEDSVTTRKESDLVCVHTKSILDGQLSEGCIETCKGQSDASGWLQYFDGRLGRMVYVNSVTGLSSYEVPPEAQAQAACIKDFTTMAVNVLTKTGFQYRCYPFRSHSLIPFLPRPREERQKGRAGEGVSGGVPLGAGDSLDSVFLEWVNPVFLRPPEVAVDVSNEQAGSLAVKIHNILYPYRFTKDMISSMQVLNQVDNKFIACLINTRPDKEAKTGGNLLVLVDQHAAHERVRLEQLISGGHKQPSGYKRGQRV